The following proteins come from a genomic window of Streptomyces sp. GS7:
- a CDS encoding TIGR03089 family protein — translation MNAIDRTPADLLGSALAADPARPLVTFYDDATGERVELSVATFANWVAKTANYLQGDLAAEPGDRLALLLPAHWQTAVWLLACSSVGVVAEVGGDPAAADLVVSGPDTLEAARACSGERVALALRPLGGRFPQPPAGFADYAVEVPGQGDRFAPFAPVDPGAPALVVGGEELTGAGIGARALADARDAGMPAAPRVLSGLPYDSWRGLSYGLYAPLAAGGSVVLCRHLEQLGAEGAATRESAEKVGFTAPLS, via the coding sequence ATGAACGCCATCGATCGCACCCCCGCCGACCTGCTGGGTTCCGCGCTGGCCGCGGACCCGGCCCGCCCGCTGGTGACCTTCTACGACGACGCCACCGGCGAGCGCGTGGAACTGTCCGTCGCGACCTTCGCCAATTGGGTGGCGAAGACCGCCAACTACCTTCAGGGAGACCTGGCCGCCGAGCCCGGCGACCGGCTCGCGCTGCTGCTGCCCGCCCACTGGCAGACCGCCGTGTGGCTGCTGGCCTGCTCGTCGGTGGGTGTGGTGGCGGAGGTGGGCGGCGATCCGGCCGCGGCCGATCTCGTCGTCAGCGGCCCGGACACGCTGGAGGCGGCGCGCGCCTGTTCCGGGGAGCGGGTGGCGCTGGCGCTGCGTCCGCTGGGGGGCCGGTTCCCGCAGCCGCCGGCGGGCTTCGCCGACTATGCCGTGGAGGTGCCGGGGCAGGGCGACCGGTTCGCGCCGTTCGCGCCGGTGGACCCGGGTGCGCCGGCGCTGGTGGTCGGCGGCGAGGAGCTGACCGGTGCGGGCATCGGGGCGCGGGCGCTGGCCGATGCCCGGGACGCCGGGATGCCGGCGGCGCCCCGGGTGCTGTCGGGGCTGCCGTACGACAGCTGGCGGGGCCTGTCGTACGGGCTGTACGCGCCGCTGGCGGCGGGGGGTTCCGTGGTGCTCTGCCGCCATCTGGAGCAGTTGGGCGCGGAGGGCGCCGCCACCCGCGAGTCGGCCGAGAAGGTCGGCTTCACCGCGCCGCTCTCCTGA
- a CDS encoding sugar phosphate nucleotidyltransferase: MTEAILLVGGKGTRLRPLTVHTPKPMVPAAGVPFLTHQLARARAAGVEHIVLATSYLAEVFEPYFGDGSALGLHLEYVTEKEPLGTGGAIRNVASRLRSAPGDPVLIFNGDILTGLDIRALVDTHRTSGADVSLHLTRVEDPRAFGLVPTDDTGRVTAFLEKPQTPEEIVTDQINAGAYVFNRSVIDAIPAGRPVSVERETFPGLLADGAHLQGMVDSTYWLDLGTPQAFVRGSADLVLGRAPSPAVPGRCGDRLVLDTADVAPDAKLTGGTVVGRAARVGAGAEVDGSTVLDGAVIEPGARVRDSLIGAGARIGARTVLDGAVIGDGAVIGADNELRSGVRIWCGATIPPGTVRFSSDQ; encoded by the coding sequence TTGACTGAAGCGATCCTCCTGGTCGGTGGCAAGGGCACCCGGCTGCGCCCGCTGACGGTGCACACGCCCAAACCCATGGTGCCGGCGGCCGGTGTGCCGTTCCTCACCCACCAGCTGGCCCGCGCCCGCGCCGCCGGCGTCGAGCACATCGTCCTCGCCACCTCCTACCTCGCCGAGGTCTTCGAGCCGTACTTCGGCGACGGCTCCGCGCTCGGCCTGCACCTGGAGTACGTCACCGAGAAGGAACCGCTGGGCACCGGCGGCGCCATCCGCAACGTCGCCTCCCGGCTGCGCTCCGCACCCGGCGACCCGGTACTGATCTTCAACGGGGACATCCTCACGGGCCTGGACATCCGCGCCCTGGTCGACACCCACCGCACCAGCGGCGCCGACGTCTCCCTGCACCTCACCCGGGTCGAGGACCCGCGCGCCTTCGGCCTCGTGCCCACCGACGACACCGGCCGGGTCACCGCCTTCCTGGAGAAGCCGCAGACCCCCGAGGAGATCGTCACCGACCAGATCAACGCCGGCGCCTACGTCTTCAACCGGTCGGTCATCGACGCCATCCCGGCCGGCCGCCCGGTCTCCGTCGAACGCGAGACCTTCCCCGGCCTGCTCGCCGACGGCGCCCACCTCCAGGGCATGGTCGACTCCACCTACTGGCTCGACCTCGGCACCCCGCAGGCGTTCGTCCGCGGCTCCGCCGACCTGGTCCTGGGCCGCGCCCCGTCCCCCGCCGTCCCGGGCCGCTGCGGCGACCGCCTGGTGCTGGACACCGCCGACGTCGCGCCGGACGCCAAGCTCACCGGCGGCACCGTCGTCGGCCGCGCCGCCCGCGTCGGCGCCGGCGCCGAGGTCGACGGCAGCACCGTCCTGGACGGCGCGGTCATCGAACCGGGCGCCCGGGTCCGCGACTCGCTGATCGGCGCCGGTGCCCGCATCGGGGCCCGCACCGTCCTGGACGGCGCGGTCATCGGCGACGGCGCGGTCATCGGCGCCGACAACGAACTGCGCTCCGGCGTCCGCATCTGGTGCGGCGCAACCATCCCGCCCGGCACGGTGCGCTTCTCCTCGGACCAGTAA
- a CDS encoding DNA-3-methyladenine glycosylase family protein codes for MPARTWVPPGPYDLHRTLGVLRRGPGDPAFAVRGGEIWRACRTPEGPGTLRVEARPADGRVEATAWGPGADWLLERLPDLLGESDDPAALTARHRIVHEARRRHPGVRLARTGLVLESLIPSVLEQKVTSDEAYRAWRLLLQRHGTPAPGPWDRLRVMPEPRGWALIPSWEWHRAGVDAKRSGAILRAVRVAGRMEEAARMDLADATRRLTAIPGIGPWTAAETLQRTLGAPDAVTVGDLHLPKIIGYALTGRRGTTDEEMLELLAPYEGQRHRAARLILLSGRVPPRRAPRFPVGDIARL; via the coding sequence ATGCCCGCCCGCACCTGGGTCCCGCCCGGCCCCTACGACCTGCACCGCACCCTCGGTGTGCTGCGACGCGGCCCCGGCGACCCGGCGTTCGCGGTCCGCGGCGGCGAGATCTGGCGGGCCTGCCGCACACCCGAAGGGCCCGGCACGCTCCGCGTCGAGGCCCGCCCCGCGGACGGCCGGGTCGAGGCGACGGCCTGGGGCCCCGGCGCGGACTGGCTGCTGGAGCGGCTGCCGGACCTGCTGGGGGAGTCCGACGACCCGGCGGCGCTGACCGCCCGGCACCGCATCGTCCACGAGGCGCGCCGCCGGCACCCCGGCGTCCGGCTCGCCCGCACCGGCCTGGTCCTGGAGTCGCTGATCCCCTCGGTCCTGGAGCAGAAGGTCACCAGCGACGAGGCGTACCGCGCCTGGCGGTTGCTGCTCCAGCGCCACGGCACCCCCGCGCCCGGCCCCTGGGACCGGCTGCGGGTGATGCCCGAGCCGCGCGGCTGGGCGCTGATCCCCTCGTGGGAGTGGCACCGCGCGGGCGTCGACGCCAAGCGCTCGGGCGCGATCCTGCGCGCCGTGCGGGTCGCCGGCCGGATGGAGGAGGCGGCGCGGATGGACCTCGCGGACGCCACCCGCCGGCTGACCGCGATACCGGGCATCGGCCCCTGGACGGCGGCCGAAACGCTCCAGCGCACCCTCGGCGCGCCCGACGCCGTCACCGTCGGCGACCTCCACCTGCCGAAGATCATCGGCTATGCCCTCACCGGCCGCCGCGGCACGACCGACGAGGAGATGCTCGAACTCCTCGCGCCCTACGAGGGCCAGCGGCACCGCGCGGCCCGCCTCATCCTGCTCTCCGGCCGCGTCCCGCCGCGCCGCGCCCCGCGGTTCCCCGTGGGAGACATCGCCCGGCTGTGA
- a CDS encoding peptidoglycan recognition protein family protein, which produces MRPFFVSLTLCLGAACTAALAVPLAPGATAHPALAHPGSLGKRAGTAAGHRTPGAGDLPGTTQSLPLDALGPAAPGTAVRSTAAPPATGTRALPARTVRPFSLVGIVWDDIRSALPGRAQVRTRTLGTGRWTGWQDLPTDSDDAPDPGAGEHAGGRERGSTAPLWVGVSNAVQLRITPPQGNRHPAALPSGLRLELVDPGPEPHSVRGGPPPTPAADASSAANAKLAPLGATEIPAQDQAASQADIEAAGGKKPTAPAHLGARPRIVTRAGWGADERLRETRFVYTHTVRAAFVHHSASGNNYTCAQAPSVIRGLYRYHVKSSHWRDIGYNFLIDKCGTVYEGRAGGVARPVMGAHTLGFNTDSTGIALLGSFGRTEPSKAAVEALARLTAWKLGLYGLDPRARVPMTSTGGNLYHRGRVVRQHVISGHRDGFKTACPGARLYAELPEVRLEAARLQGR; this is translated from the coding sequence ATGCGCCCCTTCTTCGTGTCCCTCACGCTCTGCCTCGGCGCCGCTTGCACGGCCGCCCTCGCCGTGCCCCTCGCACCCGGAGCCACCGCGCACCCCGCGCTCGCCCACCCCGGAAGCTTGGGGAAACGCGCAGGCACCGCCGCCGGACACCGCACCCCGGGCGCCGGCGACCTGCCGGGCACCACCCAGTCCCTCCCGCTCGACGCCCTCGGCCCGGCCGCACCCGGCACCGCCGTACGGAGCACCGCCGCACCGCCCGCCACCGGGACCCGCGCCCTGCCGGCCCGGACGGTACGGCCGTTCTCGCTCGTCGGCATCGTCTGGGACGACATCCGCAGCGCACTCCCCGGCCGCGCCCAGGTCCGCACCCGCACCCTCGGGACCGGCCGCTGGACCGGCTGGCAGGACCTCCCCACCGACAGCGACGACGCCCCCGACCCGGGCGCCGGGGAACACGCCGGCGGCCGGGAACGCGGCAGCACCGCGCCCCTGTGGGTCGGCGTCAGCAACGCCGTCCAGCTGCGCATCACTCCCCCCCAGGGCAACCGCCACCCCGCCGCCCTGCCGAGCGGACTGCGCCTGGAACTCGTCGACCCGGGCCCGGAACCGCACTCCGTACGCGGCGGCCCGCCGCCCACCCCCGCGGCCGACGCCAGCTCCGCCGCCAATGCCAAACTGGCGCCGCTCGGCGCCACCGAGATCCCGGCCCAGGACCAGGCGGCCTCCCAGGCCGACATCGAGGCCGCCGGCGGCAAGAAGCCCACCGCCCCCGCACACCTCGGCGCCCGCCCGCGCATCGTCACCCGGGCCGGCTGGGGCGCCGACGAGAGACTCCGCGAGACCCGCTTCGTCTACACCCACACCGTCCGCGCCGCGTTCGTCCACCACAGCGCCAGCGGCAACAACTACACCTGCGCACAAGCCCCTTCGGTCATCCGCGGCCTCTACCGCTACCACGTCAAGAGCAGCCACTGGCGGGACATCGGCTACAACTTCCTGATCGACAAGTGCGGCACCGTCTACGAGGGCCGGGCCGGCGGCGTCGCCCGGCCGGTCATGGGCGCCCACACCCTCGGCTTCAACACCGACAGCACCGGCATCGCGCTCCTCGGCTCCTTCGGCAGGACCGAACCCTCGAAGGCCGCCGTCGAGGCCCTCGCCCGGCTGACCGCCTGGAAGCTCGGCCTGTACGGCCTCGACCCGCGCGCCAGGGTCCCGATGACCTCCACCGGCGGCAACCTCTACCACCGGGGCCGGGTCGTCCGACAGCACGTCATCTCCGGCCACCGCGACGGCTTCAAGACCGCCTGCCCCGGCGCCCGCCTCTACGCCGAACTGCCCGAGGTCCGGCTGGAGGCGGCCCGCCTTCAGGGCCGCTGA